A single Methylobacterium sp. 17Sr1-1 DNA region contains:
- a CDS encoding TonB-dependent receptor, whose product MPPLPGSGLRPRALALLLTIAPGAALAQETIALDEISVAGASPPGPAFGVAAPPGSAPSVIERPVGEIVTAIGRQDVIANRPATSVGQVLVNSPGVSVRQGNGPRDVVVSIRGNNARSTGVIKNMVALEDGFVVTQADGASRFDLTDPRAYSRIDVFRGPQSPLFGNYATGGAIAFRTRTGREIDGYEIGADAGSFGYLNHYVTVGGVSGPYEVSLFASDFRLNGFQDHASANTQTVNLLASYTPTPDNRFTLKVINNLVDVDLPARSSLAQYRINPYQRGCASAATAAVGCSTFNLFRNGAFGATVPVTADEGAFGRNDRRTLIAGRWEHDIDANTTWRSQVGFDERNFDQPFYTSSSRGSYPSYTVLSDITHRTQLFGLPVVGYAALSYSAIDNHIALYNRAPYGGPRLGTLVSNQEALQSNLGGRARAEIALSEQWTGVVGVSAENTWLTGRTLTYGYSAGGTTQALAQIDRSFLNVAPELALVYRPDDSLAVRGRVATGYATPAASVLFVTPAGVPGNNTDLRTQTNLGFDLGAEWSPLPDLRLSLTGFYEFFRNEFVTQSPGAGLLSYTFNAPASEHRGIEAGAEWAFSPGWRAFAAYGLNDQFYTRYVEQLSAGSLTARFDRAGRLIPGVPAHQLLARIGYDQPTGPFKGLGAFVEAVYQDGFFLDNANLLRAPGYTILNANIHYDTDLAGSYAKRLSLYVEVRNLLDTTYIASAQPLANSISAVTGLQNGAGVLASTTGTIFAGAPRSFVGGMKLAF is encoded by the coding sequence ATGCCGCCCCTCCCCGGTTCCGGCCTGCGCCCGCGCGCGCTCGCCCTCCTTCTCACGATCGCCCCGGGCGCCGCACTGGCGCAGGAAACCATCGCCCTCGACGAGATCTCGGTCGCCGGGGCGAGCCCGCCCGGTCCCGCCTTCGGCGTCGCCGCCCCGCCGGGGTCGGCCCCGAGCGTGATCGAGCGCCCGGTCGGCGAGATCGTCACGGCGATCGGCCGGCAGGACGTGATCGCCAACCGCCCGGCGACCAGCGTCGGCCAGGTGCTCGTCAACAGCCCCGGCGTCAGCGTGCGCCAGGGCAACGGGCCGCGCGACGTGGTGGTGTCGATCCGCGGCAACAACGCCCGCTCGACCGGCGTCATCAAGAACATGGTGGCGCTGGAGGACGGCTTCGTCGTCACGCAAGCCGACGGCGCCTCGCGCTTCGACCTCACCGATCCGCGGGCCTATTCGCGCATCGACGTCTTCCGCGGGCCGCAATCCCCCCTGTTCGGCAACTACGCCACCGGCGGGGCGATCGCCTTCCGCACCCGCACCGGCCGCGAGATCGACGGCTACGAGATCGGCGCTGACGCCGGCAGCTTCGGCTACCTGAACCACTACGTCACGGTCGGCGGGGTCAGCGGTCCCTACGAGGTCAGCCTGTTCGCCAGCGATTTCCGCCTCAACGGCTTCCAGGACCATGCCAGCGCCAACACCCAGACCGTCAACCTGCTGGCGAGCTACACCCCGACTCCGGACAACCGCTTCACCCTGAAGGTCATCAACAACCTCGTCGATGTCGACCTGCCCGCCCGCTCGTCGCTGGCGCAGTACCGGATCAACCCCTACCAGCGCGGCTGCGCCAGCGCCGCGACGGCGGCTGTCGGCTGCAGCACCTTCAACCTCTTTCGCAACGGCGCCTTCGGCGCCACCGTGCCGGTGACGGCGGACGAGGGCGCCTTCGGCCGCAACGACCGGCGCACGCTCATCGCCGGGCGCTGGGAGCACGACATCGACGCCAACACGACTTGGCGCAGCCAGGTCGGCTTCGACGAGCGCAACTTCGACCAGCCGTTCTACACCTCGTCGTCGCGCGGCAGCTATCCGTCCTACACTGTCCTCTCGGACATCACGCACCGCACTCAACTCTTCGGCCTGCCGGTCGTCGGCTACGCGGCGTTGTCCTACAGCGCCATCGACAACCACATCGCGCTCTACAACCGCGCGCCCTATGGCGGTCCGCGGCTCGGCACGCTCGTGAGCAACCAGGAGGCGTTGCAGTCGAATCTCGGCGGCCGGGCCCGGGCCGAGATCGCGCTCTCCGAGCAATGGACCGGTGTCGTCGGCGTCTCGGCGGAGAACACCTGGCTGACAGGACGCACCCTCACCTACGGCTACTCGGCCGGCGGCACGACCCAGGCCCTGGCCCAAATTGATCGCAGCTTCCTCAACGTGGCGCCGGAATTGGCGCTGGTCTACCGGCCCGACGACTCTCTCGCGGTCCGCGGCCGGGTCGCCACCGGCTACGCGACGCCTGCGGCGAGCGTGCTGTTCGTGACGCCGGCCGGCGTGCCGGGCAACAACACCGACCTGCGCACCCAGACCAATCTCGGCTTCGACCTCGGGGCCGAGTGGTCGCCCCTGCCCGATCTCCGCCTGAGCCTGACCGGCTTCTACGAGTTCTTCCGCAACGAGTTCGTCACCCAGTCGCCGGGGGCGGGCCTGCTCAGCTACACCTTCAACGCACCGGCCTCGGAGCATCGCGGCATCGAGGCGGGCGCCGAGTGGGCGTTCTCCCCCGGCTGGCGCGCCTTCGCGGCCTACGGCCTCAACGACCAGTTCTACACCCGCTACGTCGAGCAATTGAGCGCCGGTTCCTTGACCGCGCGGTTCGACCGGGCGGGCCGCCTGATCCCGGGCGTGCCGGCCCACCAGCTCCTCGCCCGCATCGGCTACGACCAGCCGACAGGACCGTTCAAGGGTCTCGGCGCCTTCGTCGAGGCGGTCTACCAGGACGGCTTCTTCCTCGACAACGCCAACCTGCTGCGGGCGCCGGGCTACACGATCCTCAACGCCAACATCCACTACGACACGGACCTCGCCGGATCGTACGCCAAGCGCCTCAGCCTCTACGTCGAGGTGCGCAACCTGCTCGATACGACGTACATCGCCTCGGCCCAGCCGCTGGCGAACTCGATCAGCGCGGTGACCGGGCTGCAGAACGGCGCCGGCGTGCTCGCCAGCACCACCGGTACGATCTTCGCGGGCGCGCCGCGGAGTTTTGTCGGGGGGATGAAGCTGGCGTTCTGA
- a CDS encoding four-carbon acid sugar kinase family protein, protein MTVARRWLILADDLTGAADCAIAFARRGRSARVQWGAAESGAQESGADEDVVSHDADSRQLGPEAAAARHAALLDRLHRSDERRPGRSVFKKIDSTLRGQPAAELAATLEALRRRGGAAFGILAPAFPATGRTTVAGQIRVGGRPLEETELWRRDHTYATGALSAMLEEAGLPGATIALATVRAGGEPLRAALSDAARAGAVAVADAETDDDLARIAEAGLALDAQQNLVWIGSAGLAHALAEREAGPSAPAQAIAAGPGGTLVVVGSLAAASRAAARRLVGETRHVPVAPDLLLGTDEAARARCRAAVAAGLRAGEDVLVEVAMGESPDLALGPRLADALGAWLAPVAPHLGALVATGGETAAALLAHLGIDGLRLIDEIEPGVSLGLTRGALAVPIVTKAGAFGNDDTLLRAVHHLRAISHQGPST, encoded by the coding sequence GTGACCGTGGCGCGCCGCTGGCTCATCCTCGCCGACGACCTCACGGGGGCCGCCGATTGCGCCATCGCCTTCGCCCGGCGCGGCCGCTCGGCCCGCGTGCAATGGGGCGCGGCGGAATCCGGAGCGCAGGAATCCGGGGCTGACGAGGACGTCGTCTCGCACGATGCCGACAGCCGCCAGCTCGGCCCGGAGGCGGCCGCGGCGCGCCACGCCGCCCTCCTCGACCGGCTGCATCGTTCGGACGAGAGACGTCCCGGCCGGTCGGTGTTCAAGAAGATCGACTCGACCCTGCGCGGGCAGCCCGCGGCGGAGCTGGCCGCCACCCTCGAGGCCCTGCGCCGGCGCGGCGGCGCGGCCTTCGGGATCCTGGCGCCGGCCTTCCCGGCGACCGGTCGCACCACGGTGGCGGGCCAGATCCGGGTCGGGGGCCGGCCGCTGGAGGAGACCGAGCTCTGGCGCCGGGACCACACCTACGCGACCGGTGCGCTCTCCGCGATGCTGGAGGAAGCCGGGTTGCCGGGCGCGACGATCGCCCTCGCGACCGTGCGGGCCGGCGGCGAACCTCTGCGCGCGGCCTTGTCCGACGCGGCGCGGGCGGGCGCGGTCGCGGTCGCCGATGCCGAGACCGACGACGACCTCGCGCGGATCGCCGAGGCCGGCCTCGCGCTCGATGCGCAGCAGAATCTGGTCTGGATCGGCAGCGCCGGCCTCGCCCACGCGCTGGCCGAGCGGGAAGCGGGGCCCTCCGCCCCGGCGCAGGCGATCGCGGCCGGCCCCGGCGGCACCCTCGTGGTGGTCGGAAGCCTCGCCGCCGCCTCCCGCGCCGCCGCGCGCCGGCTCGTCGGCGAGACCCGCCACGTCCCCGTCGCGCCGGACCTGCTGCTCGGGACGGACGAGGCCGCGCGGGCGCGCTGCCGCGCCGCCGTGGCGGCGGGATTGCGCGCCGGGGAGGACGTGCTGGTCGAGGTCGCGATGGGCGAAAGCCCCGACCTCGCCCTCGGGCCCCGCCTCGCCGACGCCCTCGGCGCGTGGCTCGCCCCCGTGGCACCCCATCTCGGAGCGCTCGTGGCGACGGGCGGCGAGACCGCGGCGGCGTTGCTCGCCCATCTGGGGATCGACGGATTGCGGCTGATCGACGAGATCGAGCCGGGCGTGTCCCTCGGCCTGACGCGCGGCGCGCTCGCCGTGCCGATCGTCACCAAGGCCGGCGCGTTCGGCAACGACGACACGCTCCTGCGCGCCGTGCATCACCTCCGGGCCATCAGTCACCAGGGACCCTCGACATGA
- a CDS encoding DeoR/GlpR family DNA-binding transcription regulator codes for MTRGRHRHPLLLEALQAGEVVVEELAERFGVSASTIRRDLQRLATENAIRRTYGGAVIAHPLPETSLPEREAQARPEKAAIARAALALLADDDILVLDGGSTVAAFGAGLTGRRHAVVTNNLPLVSVLAGAPGLTLTVLGGAVRPGSMSTMGPLAEASLRRLTADKAVVSGDGFVAGRGLCEAAIEQVALKSLMMEQAAEIVVLMDSSKLGRATQGAWAPLPRRWTLVTDAGATQAQCAEAEAAGARVVRAAG; via the coding sequence GTGACCCGCGGCCGGCACCGGCACCCGCTGCTGCTCGAGGCCCTCCAGGCCGGCGAGGTCGTGGTCGAGGAGCTGGCGGAACGCTTCGGCGTCTCCGCCTCGACGATCCGGCGCGACCTGCAAAGGCTGGCGACGGAGAACGCCATCCGGCGCACCTATGGCGGCGCCGTGATCGCCCATCCGCTGCCCGAGACCAGCCTGCCCGAGCGCGAGGCGCAGGCCCGGCCCGAGAAGGCCGCCATCGCCCGGGCCGCCCTGGCGCTCCTTGCCGACGACGACATCCTGGTCCTCGACGGCGGCTCGACGGTGGCCGCCTTCGGGGCCGGCCTGACCGGGCGCCGCCACGCGGTCGTCACCAACAACCTGCCGCTGGTGAGCGTGCTCGCCGGCGCGCCGGGCCTCACCCTGACGGTGCTCGGCGGCGCGGTGCGGCCGGGCAGCATGAGCACCATGGGTCCCCTCGCCGAGGCCTCGCTGCGCCGGCTCACCGCCGACAAGGCGGTGGTGAGCGGCGACGGCTTCGTCGCCGGCCGCGGCCTGTGCGAGGCGGCGATCGAGCAGGTCGCCCTCAAGTCGCTGATGATGGAGCAGGCGGCCGAGATCGTGGTGCTGATGGATTCCTCCAAGCTCGGCCGCGCGACGCAAGGGGCCTGGGCGCCCCTGCCGCGCCGCTGGACCCTGGTGACCGATGCCGGGGCGACGCAGGCGCAATGTGCGGAGGCGGAAGCCGCGGGGGCGCGGGTGGTGCGGGCGGCGGGGTGA
- a CDS encoding PepSY domain-containing protein translates to MPVSSAPAPGRARLRDALHRAVWRWHFYAGLLCLPFLVLLSATGSVYLFKDEINRTLFAHRTLVPVRATAPLSPERLVFIAAEAVPDAQPTTYAGPEAPDRTAIVTMAGRKGKTLVYLDPYDGAVLDRVGRSEEAMMVVRRLHSLAFFGPVANGLIEAVAGFTLILVLSGIYLWWPRGQSGGVVSVRGTPARRVWWRDLHAVTGFVAGAGLFFLAATGLPWSILWGEQVRAVSNRAGLGQPNALWAGVPVSTLPMGAVLDQTGWALEAAPLPRSDSRDGVPIGIDRAAEILTDLGMPAGYELALPEGPTGVYAAAAYPRDVTRQRMISLDQYSGRPLVNVRFADIGLVGRGIQYGIGLHKGEVAGRLNQLLMLAFCLATILLAVTAAVMWWKRRPAGRLGVPAWPDDRRAIGAVTGLVVAMGILFPLTGLAILAMIALDAAWLGLRRGLRRPATA, encoded by the coding sequence ATGCCCGTCTCCTCCGCCCCGGCCCCGGGGCGCGCCCGCCTGCGCGATGCCCTGCATCGCGCGGTGTGGCGCTGGCACTTCTATGCCGGCCTCCTCTGCCTGCCGTTCCTGGTCCTCCTGTCGGCGACCGGCTCGGTCTACCTGTTCAAGGACGAGATCAACCGCACGCTGTTTGCCCACCGCACCCTCGTGCCGGTGCGCGCGACGGCGCCTTTGTCGCCGGAGCGGCTGGTCTTCATCGCCGCCGAGGCGGTGCCGGACGCCCAGCCGACGACCTATGCCGGCCCGGAGGCCCCCGACCGCACGGCCATCGTCACCATGGCGGGGCGTAAGGGCAAAACCCTCGTCTACCTCGACCCTTACGACGGCGCGGTCCTCGACCGGGTCGGGCGCAGCGAGGAGGCGATGATGGTGGTGCGCCGGCTGCACAGCCTCGCCTTCTTCGGGCCGGTGGCGAACGGCCTGATCGAGGCCGTGGCCGGCTTCACGCTGATCCTCGTGCTCAGCGGGATCTACCTGTGGTGGCCGCGTGGCCAGTCCGGCGGTGTCGTCTCGGTGAGGGGTACGCCGGCGCGGCGGGTCTGGTGGCGCGACCTGCACGCGGTCACCGGCTTCGTCGCCGGGGCCGGCCTGTTCTTCCTCGCCGCCACCGGCCTGCCGTGGTCGATCCTGTGGGGCGAGCAGGTCCGGGCGGTGTCGAACCGCGCCGGGCTCGGCCAGCCGAACGCGCTCTGGGCCGGAGTGCCGGTCTCGACGCTGCCGATGGGCGCGGTGCTCGACCAGACCGGCTGGGCCCTCGAGGCCGCGCCGCTGCCGCGCTCCGACAGCCGCGACGGCGTGCCGATCGGCATCGACCGGGCGGCCGAGATCCTGACCGATCTCGGCATGCCGGCGGGCTACGAGCTGGCGCTGCCGGAGGGGCCGACCGGCGTCTACGCGGCCGCCGCCTATCCGCGCGACGTTACCCGCCAGCGGATGATCTCCCTCGACCAGTATAGCGGCCGGCCGCTGGTGAACGTGCGGTTTGCCGATATCGGGCTCGTCGGGCGCGGGATCCAGTACGGGATCGGGCTGCACAAGGGCGAGGTCGCCGGGCGGCTCAACCAGTTGCTGATGCTGGCCTTCTGCCTCGCCACGATCCTGCTCGCCGTCACCGCCGCGGTGATGTGGTGGAAGCGCCGCCCCGCGGGCCGCCTCGGCGTGCCGGCCTGGCCCGACGACCGCCGTGCAATCGGCGCCGTCACCGGCCTCGTCGTGGCGATGGGGATCCTCTTCCCCCTGACCGGACTGGCGATCCTGGCGATGATCGCCCTCGACGCCGCGTGGCTCGGCCTGCGGCGCGGCCTCCGGCGGCCGGCGACGGCCTGA
- a CDS encoding methyl-accepting chemotaxis protein — translation MRNGVSIAAKLGLCLAALVLLIGATSGLSLTELSRVNTAASDLRDVRVPATDTLGWIGINIMRQRVNGSRLITADTPELRAEVAGQIAKRDAIMEAQYARFEALPLSPAERELYKEFRRHVADYAEQQRQAVAKATAGDIPGGQRIYNTTMSNGIIAIMGAWEKLVALNGAGSKASGDLIEETYAAANRNMLALTALALLVAGGAMVLVRRGVAGPLRAITAATQRLAGGDTGVAIPGQARRDEIGALAGSLVVFRDNLIRSRALEEETALARASAEAQRKAGMRQMADAFEAAVGSIVGGVSAAATELEATARSLSGSAAEAAGQSGAVAGAASEAAANVTVVAAAAEELGSSVQEIGRQVSGSAELARVAVSEAGETVALVQDLSQAAAKVGDVVALISSIASQTNLLALNATIEAARAGEAGRGFAVVAAEVKQLAGQTARATEEITGQIGRIQASTGQAAAAIDGIGRRIREIDGVASSIAAAVEEQGAATQEIVRNVAEAAAGTGAVTGTIATLAESAGETGAAAAQVLGAASEMSRQSEHLSAEVARFLATVRAA, via the coding sequence ATGCGTAACGGGGTGTCGATCGCGGCGAAGCTGGGGCTGTGCCTCGCTGCCCTGGTCCTTCTGATCGGCGCGACGAGCGGCCTCTCGCTGACCGAGCTGAGCCGGGTCAACACGGCCGCGTCGGACCTGCGCGACGTCCGGGTGCCGGCGACCGACACGCTCGGCTGGATCGGCATCAACATCATGCGCCAGCGGGTCAACGGATCGCGGCTGATCACCGCCGACACGCCGGAGCTGCGCGCCGAGGTCGCCGGGCAGATCGCCAAGCGCGACGCGATCATGGAGGCGCAGTACGCCCGCTTCGAGGCGCTGCCGCTCTCGCCGGCCGAGCGCGAGCTCTACAAGGAATTCCGCCGCCACGTCGCCGACTACGCCGAGCAGCAGCGCCAGGCCGTCGCCAAGGCGACCGCCGGCGACATCCCGGGCGGGCAGCGGATCTACAACACCACGATGTCGAACGGCATCATCGCCATCATGGGCGCCTGGGAGAAGCTGGTGGCGCTGAACGGCGCCGGCTCGAAGGCGAGCGGCGACCTGATCGAGGAGACCTACGCCGCGGCCAACCGCAACATGCTGGCGCTCACCGCGCTGGCGCTCCTCGTTGCCGGCGGCGCGATGGTGCTGGTGCGCCGCGGCGTCGCCGGGCCGCTGCGGGCGATCACCGCCGCGACCCAGCGGCTCGCCGGCGGCGACACTGGGGTGGCGATCCCGGGGCAGGCGCGCCGGGACGAGATCGGCGCGCTCGCCGGCTCTCTGGTGGTGTTTCGCGACAACCTGATCCGCAGCCGCGCCCTGGAGGAGGAGACCGCGCTCGCCCGTGCCTCGGCCGAGGCGCAGCGCAAGGCCGGCATGCGCCAGATGGCCGATGCCTTCGAGGCGGCGGTCGGCAGCATCGTCGGCGGCGTGTCGGCGGCGGCGACCGAGCTCGAAGCCACCGCCCGCTCGCTCAGCGGCAGCGCCGCGGAGGCCGCTGGCCAGTCGGGCGCCGTCGCGGGCGCGGCGAGCGAGGCGGCCGCCAACGTCACCGTGGTGGCCGCGGCCGCCGAGGAGCTGGGCTCGTCGGTCCAGGAGATCGGCCGGCAGGTCTCGGGCTCGGCCGAGCTGGCGCGGGTCGCCGTCTCCGAGGCCGGCGAGACGGTGGCGCTGGTGCAGGACCTGTCGCAGGCCGCCGCCAAGGTCGGCGACGTGGTGGCCCTGATCTCGTCGATCGCGAGCCAGACCAACCTGCTCGCGCTCAACGCCACGATCGAGGCGGCGCGCGCCGGCGAGGCGGGCCGCGGCTTCGCCGTGGTGGCGGCGGAGGTCAAGCAGCTCGCCGGCCAGACGGCCCGGGCGACCGAGGAGATCACCGGCCAGATCGGCCGCATCCAGGCCTCGACCGGCCAGGCCGCGGCGGCGATCGACGGCATCGGCCGGCGCATCCGCGAGATCGACGGCGTCGCGAGCTCGATCGCGGCGGCGGTCGAGGAGCAGGGCGCGGCGACCCAGGAGATCGTCCGCAACGTCGCCGAGGCGGCGGCCGGCACCGGCGCGGTCACCGGCACCATCGCGACGCTGGCCGAATCCGCCGGCGAGACCGGGGCGGCCGCCGCCCAGGTGCTCGGCGCGGCCTCCGAGATGTCGCGCCAGTCCGAGCACCTCTCGGCGGAGGTGGCGCGGTTCCTGGCGACGGTGCGGGCGGCCTGA
- a CDS encoding glyoxylate/hydroxypyruvate reductase A codes for MSEPIAFLGNLDAEEEADFLAALAAAMPAETVRPFRTLSAEERAGIRIAIVANPDPAEVALLPNLAWIQSLWAGVERLVRDLKGNGVPIVRLIDPELARTMAEAVLAWTYYLQRDMPAYRRQQEAGTWRQRAYRPPAEVTVGFLGLGALGSAAAGRLTGAGFRVAAWSRSPKDLPPGVTGFSGPEGLTGLLAASDVAVCLLPLTEATRGLLDGERLAAMKPGAALINFGRGPIVATDALLAALDAGQLSHAVLDVFEVEPLPPGSPLWRHPGVTVLPHISGPTTPASAASVVSGNVRAYRDTGRIPAAVDVARGY; via the coding sequence ATGTCCGAACCGATCGCCTTCCTCGGCAATCTCGACGCGGAGGAGGAAGCCGACTTCCTGGCGGCGCTCGCCGCCGCCATGCCGGCGGAGACCGTCCGGCCGTTCCGAACCCTGAGCGCCGAGGAGCGCGCCGGGATCCGGATCGCCATCGTGGCCAATCCCGATCCCGCCGAGGTGGCGCTGCTGCCGAACCTCGCCTGGATCCAGAGCCTGTGGGCCGGGGTCGAGCGGCTGGTGCGCGATCTCAAGGGGAACGGCGTGCCGATCGTCCGCCTGATCGACCCCGAGCTCGCCCGCACCATGGCCGAGGCGGTTCTCGCCTGGACCTACTACCTCCAGCGCGACATGCCGGCCTACCGGCGCCAGCAGGAGGCCGGAACCTGGCGCCAGCGCGCCTACCGGCCGCCGGCCGAGGTCACGGTGGGTTTTCTCGGCCTCGGGGCGCTCGGGAGCGCCGCGGCCGGGCGCCTGACGGGGGCGGGCTTCCGGGTCGCGGCCTGGAGCCGCTCGCCCAAGGACCTGCCGCCGGGGGTGACGGGCTTCTCGGGGCCGGAGGGTCTCACCGGCCTGCTCGCGGCGAGCGACGTCGCCGTCTGCCTGCTGCCGCTGACCGAGGCGACGCGCGGCCTCCTCGATGGCGAGCGCCTCGCCGCGATGAAGCCGGGGGCGGCGCTGATCAATTTCGGCCGCGGGCCGATCGTCGCGACCGACGCGCTCCTCGCCGCCCTCGATGCGGGCCAGCTCTCGCACGCGGTGCTGGACGTGTTCGAGGTCGAGCCACTGCCGCCCGGATCGCCCCTGTGGCGCCATCCCGGCGTGACCGTGCTGCCGCACATCTCCGGGCCGACCACCCCGGCCAGCGCGGCCTCGGTCGTCTCCGGGAACGTACGCGCCTATCGGGACACGGGGCGGATCCCGGCCGCCGTGGACGTGGCGCGGGGGTACTGA
- a CDS encoding 2-keto-3-deoxygluconate permease, with amino-acid sequence MAGLRMGEIGIKRAIERVPGGMMVVPLLVGAVIATLFPATPKVFGSFTGALFTGALPILAVFYVCMGASIDFRATPYIVKKGGTLLVVKVGIAMILGVIFGRLLGEAPIAGGLFAGLSTLAIVAAMNDTNGGLYMALMGQYGRPRDVGAYTIMCLESGPFLTMVTLGVAGLSAFPWQTMVGSILPLLVGMILGNLDREMRDFLGRAVPVMIPFFAFALGTGLDLTKIWQAGLLGLGLGVAVVVVTGIPLFFADRLTGGTGVAGVAASSTAGNAAAVPAIIAAANPAYADAAAPATVLVAATVVVTAILTPLATAWTARHFGERPEEEAAPVPSPRVAERV; translated from the coding sequence ATGGCGGGGCTACGGATGGGAGAGATCGGGATCAAGCGCGCGATCGAGCGCGTGCCGGGCGGGATGATGGTGGTGCCGCTGCTCGTCGGCGCGGTGATCGCGACCCTGTTCCCGGCGACCCCGAAGGTGTTCGGCTCGTTCACCGGCGCCCTGTTCACCGGCGCGCTGCCGATCCTGGCGGTGTTCTACGTCTGTATGGGCGCGAGCATCGACTTCCGGGCGACGCCCTACATCGTCAAGAAGGGCGGCACGCTGCTCGTCGTGAAGGTCGGGATCGCGATGATCCTCGGGGTGATCTTCGGCCGCCTGCTCGGCGAGGCGCCGATCGCCGGCGGATTGTTCGCCGGCCTCTCGACCCTGGCGATCGTCGCGGCCATGAACGACACCAATGGCGGCCTCTACATGGCGCTGATGGGCCAGTACGGTCGGCCGCGGGACGTCGGTGCCTACACGATCATGTGCCTCGAATCCGGGCCCTTCCTCACCATGGTGACGCTCGGCGTCGCCGGCCTGTCGGCGTTTCCGTGGCAGACGATGGTCGGCAGCATCCTGCCGCTCCTCGTCGGCATGATCCTCGGCAACCTCGACCGCGAGATGCGCGACTTCCTGGGCCGCGCCGTGCCGGTGATGATCCCGTTCTTCGCGTTCGCGCTGGGCACCGGGCTCGACCTGACCAAGATCTGGCAGGCGGGGCTGCTCGGCCTCGGGCTCGGCGTCGCGGTGGTGGTCGTGACCGGCATTCCGCTCTTCTTCGCCGACCGGCTCACCGGCGGCACCGGAGTGGCGGGCGTCGCCGCCTCCTCGACCGCCGGCAACGCCGCCGCGGTCCCGGCGATCATCGCCGCCGCCAACCCGGCCTATGCCGATGCCGCCGCCCCCGCGACGGTGCTGGTCGCCGCGACCGTGGTGGTCACCGCCATCCTCACCCCGCTCGCCACCGCCTGGACCGCCCGGCATTTCGGCGAGCGCCCGGAGGAGGAGGCCGCGCCGGTCCCATCCCCGCGTGTGGCGGAGCGGGTGTGA
- a CDS encoding DUF1640 domain-containing protein, translated as MTAVAFDTLRFVRTLRDKARMSPEQAEGLAEAIQADFATKPDIKDLKSDIETLKITTRSDLREAELRLEAKIAATKSDIVKWMTGSTGSQAVVLVGAIVALSRITH; from the coding sequence ATGACCGCCGTCGCCTTCGATACCCTGCGCTTCGTCCGGACCTTGCGCGACAAGGCCAGAATGTCGCCGGAGCAGGCCGAAGGTCTGGCCGAGGCGATCCAGGCCGATTTCGCCACGAAGCCCGACATCAAGGACCTCAAATCCGATATCGAGACCCTGAAGATCACGACGAGATCGGATCTGCGTGAGGCCGAGCTGCGTCTGGAGGCCAAGATCGCGGCCACGAAATCCGACATCGTCAAATGGATGACCGGTTCGACCGGTTCCCAGGCCGTCGTCCTCGTCGGCGCGATCGTGGCGCTGTCGCGCATCACCCACTGA
- the pdxA gene encoding 4-hydroxythreonine-4-phosphate dehydrogenase PdxA → MSRPTVAITMGDASGIGPEIIMKALALPEVAALCRPLVVGDAGRLREAGRIVGSALDVQAIASPEEATDAPGTVACIDLGLIPPGHPFGKVSPVSGEAAFRSIERAVRIVQAGQAAAICTAPLSKEALHAAGHKYPGHTELLAELTGTPEVSMMLVSPKLRVIHVTTHIGLIDAIARIEPGLVERVIARGHDTLVKAGIANPRIGVCAINPHAGENGLFGRGEEAEKITPAVEACRAKGWRVEGPLPADTLFFLAGRGDYDIVVAMYHDQGHGPIKVLGLEAGVNITVGLPVIRTSVDHGTAFDIAGTGVADAGSLVEALRQAVDLAPRRAV, encoded by the coding sequence ATGAGCCGACCGACCGTCGCGATCACCATGGGCGATGCCTCCGGCATCGGGCCTGAGATCATCATGAAGGCGCTGGCCCTCCCCGAGGTCGCCGCGCTATGCCGGCCGCTCGTCGTCGGCGACGCCGGGCGCCTGCGCGAGGCGGGCCGCATCGTCGGCTCGGCCCTCGACGTCCAGGCGATCGCCTCGCCCGAGGAGGCGACGGACGCCCCCGGCACCGTCGCGTGCATCGATCTCGGGCTGATCCCGCCGGGCCATCCCTTCGGCAAGGTCTCGCCGGTCTCCGGCGAGGCGGCGTTCCGCTCTATCGAGCGGGCGGTCCGGATCGTCCAAGCCGGGCAGGCCGCCGCGATCTGCACCGCGCCCCTGAGCAAGGAGGCGCTGCACGCCGCCGGCCACAAGTATCCGGGCCACACCGAGCTCCTCGCCGAGCTCACCGGTACGCCGGAAGTCTCGATGATGCTGGTCTCGCCCAAGCTCCGGGTGATCCACGTCACGACGCATATTGGGCTGATCGACGCTATCGCGCGGATCGAGCCGGGCCTCGTCGAGCGGGTGATCGCGCGGGGCCACGACACCCTGGTCAAGGCGGGAATCGCGAATCCGCGGATCGGCGTCTGCGCGATCAACCCGCATGCCGGCGAGAACGGTCTGTTCGGCCGCGGCGAGGAGGCCGAGAAGATCACGCCGGCCGTCGAGGCCTGCCGGGCCAAGGGCTGGCGGGTCGAGGGGCCGCTGCCCGCCGACACGCTGTTCTTCCTCGCGGGACGGGGCGACTACGACATCGTGGTGGCGATGTACCACGACCAGGGCCACGGCCCGATCAAGGTCCTGGGACTGGAGGCGGGGGTGAACATCACCGTCGGGCTGCCGGTGATCCGCACCTCGGTCGATCACGGCACCGCCTTCGACATCGCCGGCACGGGCGTCGCCGATGCGGGCTCGCTGGTCGAAGCGCTGCGCCAGGCGGTCGACCTCGCGCCGCGCCGGGCGGTCTGA